GATCGCTTTCTTTTCCACAGAGGTGATATTTGTGGGCGCACAGATGAGGATGCGGGGACGGATGAAAAAGCCTTTTACCCCAATCTTGTTGAGGAAATGCTTCAACATGGTTTCCGTTACTTCAAAATCAGCGATCACTCCGTCTCTTAACGGGCGCAGGGCTACGATATTTCCCGGAGTTCGCCCCACCATCCTCCGCGCTTCTTCTCCTACCGCCAAGACTTGGCCGGTGTTTTGGTCGATGGCGACAACCGAGGGCTCATCGAGTACAATCCCTTTACCGCGGATATAGATGAGTACATTGGCTGTGCCGAGGTCTATCCCGATATCTTTCCCGAACATTGTCTTAAATTCCTCCCTGCGTCGAAACAAACGATTTCATCTCAATATGTCTAGTATAACGTATGTAGCTTATATTTTTCTAGGAGTGACAGGGATTCTTTTTATATTTTTTTAGAATTCCGCTTCCACCGTTGCCTCGCTCACCATCTTTGCCTTCTTCCGGCGATATTTAATCTTCGTCGCTTCACCACCCCGCAGGTGACGAACGGACTTGTGGTACTCCAGAATCTCTTTCACCTGATTGGCCAGCACCGGATCGATTTCCGGGAGCCGCTCCGTCAGGTCCTTATGCACCGTGCTTTTCGATACTCCGAATTCTTTGGCGATCGACCGCACGGTGCGCCGGGTTTCGATGATGTGGAGTCCGATTTTCAACGTCCTCTCCTTGATGTAATCATGCAACACCCTCGCCTCCCTGTTTATGTTAGTCTGTTACATTATATTGGCAGGCAAGTTTTCTTATTCTATATAGCCAAGCATGACAAGCTAAAAAAGAAAAGAAGGGGGGCCCTGCGGCGCCGCCTTCTTTGTTCCCGGCTTTGTTCCGTTTCCTTATTTCATTTCCGGCAGGATCGCGATGGGATTTAACGGCGTATCCTG
The DNA window shown above is from Thermicanus aegyptius DSM 12793 and carries:
- the spoIIID gene encoding sporulation transcriptional regulator SpoIIID, which produces MHDYIKERTLKIGLHIIETRRTVRSIAKEFGVSKSTVHKDLTERLPEIDPVLANQVKEILEYHKSVRHLRGGEATKIKYRRKKAKMVSEATVEAEF